The following nucleotide sequence is from Moorella sp. E308F.
CCCTTCCCTGGCCAGGAAAATTTCTTCCGGTGAAGGGACACCTCCCCAAGTGGCCAGCTCCCAGGGTACCCCCTCTGTTTCCTGCAAGCCCTCCAGGGAAAGGGTGGGCCGCCGGCTGAGGCGGCGCAAGGCATCGCGGCAGACATTGGCAATGATATGCTGCAGCCAGGTTTTAAAGGAACACTGTCCCCGGAAGCCTGGCAGGTTTTTAAAAGCGCGCACCAGGGCCTCCTGGGCGGCATCACCAGCATCTTCGGCATTGCCCAGGAAGCGGTAGGCAATGGTGTAGAGCATCTTCTGGTAACGCTCTACCAGGAGGGTAAAAGCCTCCATATCGCCCTTTTGACTCCGGGCCAGCAATTCCTCATCAGGGACCACAGCTGCCCACCACCTTCCAGCTTTTTTCCTATTCGCCATCTCCCTTACTTTATCCTTTTAGGCCCTTGCAGGAACGTAAAGTCTATGTTAAAATTAAAAGCACACAAGCCGAAGTGGTGGAACTGGCAGACGCGCCGGACTCAAAATCCGGTGGCCGCGAGGCCGTGCGGGTTCGACCCCCGCCTTCGGCACCAGAAAGTTAGGTTTTTCAAGGCTTTGCGGGTTTGCCTGGCGGTTGCCAGCCACAGAGCCGAGGGCAACCGCAAACAAACCGCAAATATTAATCAGCATTGACCAGCTTCGTAGAGCTGGTTTTCTTTTTGGCCGTCAGGAAAGAACCCGCTCAGGATGTAAGCCTCGAATTGATCCACCGCTTGATAGTACTTATTCATACTCGGATACACGTAGGTTCGGGCGGTAAACCCG
It contains:
- a CDS encoding RNA polymerase sigma factor, producing MVPDEELLARSQKGDMEAFTLLVERYQKMLYTIAYRFLGNAEDAGDAAQEALVRAFKNLPGFRGQCSFKTWLQHIIANVCRDALRRLSRRPTLSLEGLQETEGVPWELATWGGVPSPEEIFLAREGEDYIHKLIQVLTPEYRMVIIMRDLQGFSYGEIATILGCSVGTVKSRLSRARQFLRQHLIKEREHFLGQNVYISKGGEGR